From Methanomassiliicoccales archaeon LGM-RCC1, one genomic window encodes:
- the dinB gene encoding DNA polymerase IV, with amino-acid sequence MIIHVDMDCYYASVEMRDDPSLRDKPVVVLSPSDQIQVVGTCNYPAREAGLRSGISVQEAKRICPTAVFINGNMKKYRAATEELHSLWSEYTDVMQPVMLDEAYLDVTNTAGDLDGARRFAHEIKRRVRDELGMGCSVGLGYNMVSAKAGSEEMKPDGYFEILSPQEFMDLMDGRDIGEINSIGPKTYEKLHSIGLITPKDVREHRAEVIGLLGSQAQRILDLAEGLDSRVVTPHLPEDSKSICRSLTFLRNIDDYWLLSDVMFLMCVDIVNNLNRYGKFGNGMFVMGSYTDRTAFSANRSMKACDDPTELHEVAMSLFDELPFRPIRRVGINVYNLTKSNPNQTTLDSLLGTDKDDSELTDRLESIRKRYDMDSLGRYDIDRDTIRTIAEHMRTHRAR; translated from the coding sequence ATGATCATCCATGTTGATATGGACTGCTACTACGCATCTGTCGAGATGAGGGACGATCCCTCTCTGAGGGACAAACCCGTAGTGGTACTCTCCCCCTCGGACCAGATTCAGGTCGTGGGAACATGCAACTATCCTGCCAGGGAGGCGGGCTTGCGCTCGGGCATCTCCGTTCAGGAAGCGAAGCGCATCTGCCCCACTGCCGTATTCATCAACGGTAACATGAAGAAGTACCGTGCAGCAACAGAGGAGCTTCACAGCCTCTGGTCGGAATATACGGACGTCATGCAGCCTGTGATGCTTGACGAAGCATACCTGGACGTTACCAATACTGCAGGAGACTTGGACGGGGCCAGACGGTTCGCGCATGAGATCAAGAGACGCGTCAGGGACGAACTGGGCATGGGATGCTCCGTTGGACTAGGGTACAATATGGTATCCGCGAAGGCCGGAAGCGAGGAGATGAAGCCTGACGGATACTTCGAGATACTGTCCCCGCAGGAGTTCATGGATCTGATGGATGGACGCGATATCGGAGAGATAAATTCGATCGGTCCGAAGACGTATGAGAAACTTCATTCGATCGGTCTGATCACACCTAAGGACGTACGCGAGCATAGAGCCGAAGTCATTGGTTTGTTGGGCTCTCAGGCACAGAGGATCCTTGACTTGGCCGAAGGTCTGGACTCCAGGGTGGTGACGCCGCATCTCCCGGAGGATTCCAAATCCATCTGCAGGAGCCTGACTTTTCTGAGAAATATCGATGATTACTGGCTTCTTTCAGACGTGATGTTCCTGATGTGTGTTGATATAGTGAACAATCTGAATAGGTACGGTAAATTCGGGAACGGTATGTTCGTCATGGGCTCGTACACCGATAGGACCGCATTCTCGGCCAACAGATCCATGAAGGCATGTGATGATCCGACAGAGCTGCACGAAGTCGCCATGTCGCTCTTTGACGAGCTCCCTTTCCGTCCAATCAGGCGCGTAGGCATCAATGTGTACAACCTGACGAAATCGAATCCTAACCAGACCACCTTGGATTCTCTTCTGGGAACAGATAAAGACGACTCGGAGCTGACTGATCGGTTGGAATCCATCAGGAAAAGGTATGATATGGATTCCTTGGGTAGATACGATATCGACAGGGATACCATTCGCACCATTGCCGAGCATATGAGGACGCATAGGGCCAGATGA